The Planctomycetia bacterium genome contains the following window.
TGCTCCCAACCGGTAACCCGGCAGGAACAGCCCTTGATAGGCCCAAGTGTCCTGGAGTGACAGGCCAACTTGCAGGTCTGCGAACACTTCCAGCCGCAACGTGTGCAGACGATCTCGCAGGCCTTGATGCTGCGTGTCAAGGATGAATTGAATGAGCGCGTAGTTTTCAATTTCGCGTTGATATTCCGCGCGAAGGGAATCGATCCTTCGAGCGGCGGCGGACGCGGCTCCCGATTCTGGATGGTACAATCGCTGATCCAAGACGCCCTGCGTAGAACCGCCCCAATCTCGCCAAGACGGGCGGCCATGAATTCGGCTCAGAACCGCGTAGATCGCGTCGGGCAGCAACCACTCTGCGTTCGCGAACAGAAAGTCGCCCGAGGCAGCGCGGTCAGCGGACGACGCGGCGGCGACGATCTCACGCTGGGCGGATTCAAACGCATCGTACAACGCTGAATATGCGGGGGTTCTTCCACATGCGTGAAGCGACGCCACGACGTCACGGAAACTGGCTCGCGGCAGTCGTCCCTCATCGACCAGGCGGGCGAGAGGCAAATTGAGCGGATTGCGAGAAAAAATCGTGCCGTCGTAAGGCGAGGCATTGCCTCGCCCCGTCATGCCGTGCGGACCGAATTGAATGGTGTCGAAACCCAGGCCGGCGATGAACGTGAAGAACTGTTCCGCGCCATAGCTGTAAGGCGAACCTCGGCCGACGTCCTCATCGGGGGTCGCAGGCAAACTCGCATCGTGGATCTGCAATGCCAGACGCTTGATGTTTAATCTTGCCTTGGCATCGTCGATGGACCTGGTTCCAAAATCGCTTTCATGATGCATCACAACCAACCTCGCTAAGCGATACCAACGTTACTTGCGTGAGTCGCTCCTGCACGATTGAGTACGGCTCCGGCTGAACACGCTCTGCATTTGCCCGACTTGCGGGCTCCTCGTCGTCCGCCTCGACTAACTCCATAACGGTCGTCACAGTCGATTCAGCCGATTTCGACGTATGAACGCGTACGCCGAGTTCGTCTCTCTCCAGCAATGGCACGACCACCTTGCGCCCTGACTTAGGCGTGGAGTCCTCGCCGTCGCTTCGCTCGACGATCCGCAATCGCCCCGCCGATAACATCGAGCAGATGACCGCATGCGGCGTATTGCTGGCCATGGCGCGACGGCCTGAGAGTCTTACTCCAGTGGCATTTCGAATATCATCTGGTTTTGCCACCACTTGTAAGACCTGCTCGTCAAAGAACCAAACCTTGGCCGCATCACAAACGAGCGTATTCAGCGCGTCATTTCCGGTCATTGCCACGCACCAGCCAAGCTCGGACCAATCCAAGTCCTCATAACTCTGCTCTTGCGTCGCATCACCCTGCACGACCGTGTGACACCTACGGCGGGCGAATCCTGCATTCCATCGGCTGTTGTCCATGTAGGTCGTCTTAGTCCCGGCGGCAGTGAGCTGTTCGGCCAGCGTCAACGACAGCTCATTCACGCCAACGATTAAGACTCCTGGCGGGTCGAATTCAATCTGATCCAGGGCCCGAGCCAATGTGCCGGCCCAGCAGCCTTGCAGCAGGACCGTGGCGGCGATGGTCAGGAACACCAGCGATTCAATCAACTCTGCGGAATCAGCGCGTAGCGGATGCAATTGATCCGCCACATGCGCGGCCATGGCGGCCGCAACGATGCCGCGCGGCGCGATCAGGCTCACGAACATCCAGGAACGCCAATCGAGACCTTCGCCGAACGTGGACGCCCACACCGCCAAAGGGCGAACGACGAAGATGAGGCTCGCCAAGAGTAGCACTTCGCCCCAGCCGATCCGCCAGATCATGCCAGGGGCAACGTTAGCGGCAAGCAACAGAAAGAGCAACGAAACGCCCAAGACCGTCAACTGCTCTTTGAAGTGCTCCAACTCTTCTCGAAAAGGAATTGGCAGTGCGCCTAATGTCAGTCCTGCGACCGTGGCGGCCATAACGCCGGATTCATGGTAAAGCGATTCTGAAACGGCGAACGACAGCAGCGCAGTCGCT
Protein-coding sequences here:
- a CDS encoding sodium:proton antiporter: MESSAVLTTLAACVALGALAQGLASVSRLPAIVFLLLLGMIAGPHGIGLINPSSLHEGLPVLTAIFVSIILFEGGLTLRPQVLREAIKPVRRLVTIGLCVTLFGGAVAAHFLLYVPWPEAFLFASLIVVTGPTVITPILRRIRLKPRVHGILKSEAIIIDPIGANIAVVLLQYVLAYYEERASWQSAVWAMTLRATTGIVIGGGLALAAAFVLRLRFFQHRDQIALVNLVSLATALLSFAVSESLYHESGVMAATVAGLTLGALPIPFREELEHFKEQLTVLGVSLLFLLLAANVAPGMIWRIGWGEVLLLASLIFVVRPLAVWASTFGEGLDWRSWMFVSLIAPRGIVAAAMAAHVADQLHPLRADSAELIESLVFLTIAATVLLQGCWAGTLARALDQIEFDPPGVLIVGVNELSLTLAEQLTAAGTKTTYMDNSRWNAGFARRRCHTVVQGDATQEQSYEDLDWSELGWCVAMTGNDALNTLVCDAAKVWFFDEQVLQVVAKPDDIRNATGVRLSGRRAMASNTPHAVICSMLSAGRLRIVERSDGEDSTPKSGRKVVVPLLERDELGVRVHTSKSAESTVTTVMELVEADDEEPASRANAERVQPEPYSIVQERLTQVTLVSLSEVGCDAS